The genomic window ACGAGTTCATCGAGGACATCTACCAGGAGAACAAGCTCTACGAGAACGAACTGTACCTCGGCGACCGGCACGTCGACGTGAACGAGATCGACATGCCGGTGCTCCAGATCGTCGCGGAGTACGATCACCTGATTCCCCCGGGCGCTTCCAAACCGTTCAACGACGTGGTCGGAACCGACGACGTCACGACGATGGAGTTCGCCACGGGCCACATCGGCATGAGCGTCTCTTCGCGATCGCACGCACAGCTCTGGCCCGACGTCTGCGAGTGGTTCGAGGAGCGATCCCAGCTCGAAGACGACGAGCCTGCAACCGAATCGGCCGCGGAACCTGAGCCTGACACCGAATCGGCCGCGGAAGCCGACGACGAAGCCTCGGCGTCCGAAACGAGCATCAGCGAAGCCGAGGGCGCCGACGAGGCAGCGACCGAAGACGCCGAAACTGGTGAATCGGAGGCCGAGACGGCCGACGCGGCTACCCTGCAGGACGTCGACGGGATCGGTCCGGCCTACGAAGAACGCCTCGAAGAGGCCGGCATCTCGACCGTCGCAGCGCTCGCCGACGCCGACGCCGCCGCGCTCGCTGCGGACACCGAAGTCGCGCCCAACCGGATCCTCTCCTGGATCGAACAGGCCGAACAGCTCAGCGAGTAGCCGGTCCGACCCCGATTCGGTCCGCTGACAGGGCCACCATTTATTGCCGCCTTCGCCGTGATGTGATCTAGTGACGACGCGACCGTTGCGGACGGGGTCGCGCTACCACGGAGACCACCCATGGAAGGACGCACCTGTCTGATCACCGGCGCATCGAAAGGCATCGGGCGCGGCATCGCAGAGCACCTCGGCGAGTCCGGCGCGAACGTCGCCGTCAACTACCGCTCCTCCGTCGAGGAGGCCGAGGAAGTCGTCGAGACGATCGAGGACAGCGGCGGCCAGGCGATCGCGACGCGAGCGGACGTGACCGGTCGCCGCGAGGTGGAAGCGATGCGCGACGAAATTCACGACGCGTTCGGACCGATCGACGTGCTCGTGAACAACGCGGGCATCACCCAGGACACGAAGTTCGAGGAGATGACCCGCGAGGAGTGGGATACGGTCATCGACGTACACCTCGGCGGCGCGTTCAACTGCACGCAGACGTTCTTCGACGACATCAAGCAGTCCGAGTACGGCCGACTCATCAGCATCTCCTCGATCGTCGGCAAGCAGGGCAACTTCGGGCAGGCGAACTACGCGGCGGCAAAGAGCGGCCTGTTCGGGTTCGTCCGGACCCTGGCACTCGAACTCGCGGAGTCAGGCTCGACCGCGAACTGCGTCGCGCCTGGCTTCACCGAGACGTCGATGCTCGAGACCGTCCCGGATCGCGTCCGCGAGGTCATCCTCGAAGACATCCCGCTGAATCGGTTCGGCTCCATCGACGACGTCGCCTGCGTCGTGGAGTTCCTCGCCAGCGAGGAGTCCTCCTACATCACCGGCGAAGTCCTCGACGTCAACGGCGGGATGGACCTGTAGCGGTCTCCTGCGAGCCGCAGTTCGCGAATCGGGACAGAAATTCCGACCCCCTGTGATTACTCCCTGCGGAGTGCCTCGATCGGATCGACGCGCGCTGCGCGCCAGGCCGGGTAGAGTCCCGAGACGACGCCAACACCGATGCCGACGGCGACGGCGATCCCGATCCAGTTGAGGGGGTAGACCACCGGCCAGCCGATGAAGTTGACGATGAGGTAGCCGAGTCCAACGCCCGTGAGAACGCCGAACACCGCGCCGATCGCACCGAGGATGATCGACTCCAGCAGGAACAGCTGGAGGACGTCGCGGCTGCGTGCACCGACGGCCTTCATCACCCCGATTTCGCTCGTCCGTTCGGTGACGCTGACGATCATGATGTTGGCGATACCGATCGAGCCGACGACCAGGGAGATCGCTGCGATCCCGCCGATGAAGATGGTAATCTGATCCAGAATCCCCGTGAACTGGTCGATCATGTCGTCGATCGTCTGGACCACGATCCGATGGTCACTCTGTTTGAGTTCCTGGGCGTCCGAGTCCTGTTTGAGGTACTGCGTTACCTCGGCCTGAACGGAGTCCAGTTCGTCCTGGCTACTCGCGCGGATTTCCAGTCCGCCGAACGCGGTCACCTGGTTGCCGTCTGGTCCGTCGACCGACGTCTGGTAGTGCTCCAGGGAGGTCCAGACGTTGTTGCCACCGCCTCCGGCGCCGACGTTGCTCTCGACGATCCCGGCGACGGTGAGGTTGATCCGGCGGCCGTCGTCGAGCGCGATCTGGATCTCGTCGCCGACGGTGACGTTCTCCTCGAACTCCTCGGTGAGTCCATCGGAGATCACGGCTTCACCGGGGCCAGCGAACGTTTCGCCCTCCTCGAGCGAGTCGAACCCGTCGTACTGGAAGCGTTCGGGGCTCGTTGCGGTCACGCCAACGGCCCCGGTTATCGAATCACCGCTGAACGTCACCTGCGACGCGTCTAAATCGCCCGTGGGAGCGACGTACTCTACCCCGTCGATCGCGCGAAGTTGCTCGACGTCGCGCTCCGTGTAGATCGGCGCGTCGAGATTGATGATACCGGTACCGGCGTCCGGTGAGGTCTGCGTCGAGACCTGCATCACGGGCTCGTCGTTCACGTCGACGTCGCCGAGGACGTCCTCCTGGAACGCGCCCCCGAGCATCATGAACACGATCACCGACGCGATCCCGATGATGACACCGAGCGTCGTGAGCGTGGAACGGAGCTTGTGGCCGGTGATCGACCGCCACCCGATCCGGATGCTCTCGAAGAACTTCACTCTGCGTCACCTCCGCTCGTACCTATCGATTCGTCTGCAGTCGGCTGGGCCGTCTTGGGACCACCGTCCTCGACGCCCGCACTGTCGAATTCCTCGATGTAGTCGAGTTCCCCGTCCAGCAAGTGGACGATGCGCTCGGCGTGCTCGGCGATGTGGCGCTCGTGGGTGACCATCAGAATCGTCCGGCCCTCGTCGTGCAGCTCCTCGAAGAGGTCCATGATGTCGGCGCCGGTTTCGCTGTCGAGGTTTCCCGTCGGCTCGTCGGCGAGGATGAGGGTCGGCTCGTTGGCGAGGGCTCGGGCGATCGCGACGCGCTGGCGCTGCCCGCCGGACAGTTCGTTCGGTGCGTGATCGAGTCGATCGCCGAGCCCGACTCGCTCGAGGAGGGTCTGCGCTCGCTCGCGACGGCCCTCGTCGACGACGTCGTTGAACACCATCGGGAGCGTGACGTTCTCGGCGGCGCTGAGACGGGGCATCAGGTTGAACGTCTGGAAGACGAACCCGATCTTCGTCCCGCGGAGCTTCGCGCGCTGGGCGCCGGAGAGATCGCCCACCGAGCGACCGTCGATCTCGACCGTTCCCTCGTCTGGCGTGTCCAGACAGCCCAGCATGTTCATGAGCGTACTCTTGCCCGATCCACTCGGGCCCATGACAGCAGTAAACGACCCTTCTTCGAGGGCCAACGAGAGATTCTGTAACGCGTGGACCGGTTCCCCCATATAGTACGTTCGTCCGACGTTGTGCGCTGTGACGACGCCGGAGCCAGCATCGCCGTCGGAGCGCTGCGTTTTCGACATCCTACCCGTCGATCACTCGGGATCGAGTATAAAAGTTGTATCACGGTTGCAGATCCGGAAACCATGCCCGTCAGCAGCAAGTACGCAGTCTCTCCGAAACTCGATCGCCACTACAGCAATCGTCGAATCGATACGTCGCTGGAGAAGCGGAGGCGACGGTCGTCCTTACTCGCGGCGGAGGGCCTCGATCGGGTCAACCCTCGCGGCACGCCAAGCCGGGTAGAGTCCCGATACCACTCCGACACCGATGCCCACCACGACCGCGATCACGATCCAGTCCGTCGGGTAGACCATCGGGAAGGCCGCGAAGGACACGAGCAGGAACCCGCCACCCAGCCCGAGTCCGACCCCGCCGATCGAACCGATGATGCCGAGGATCAGCGACTCGATCAGGAACAGCTGGACGATGTCGCGGTTGTTCGCCCCGACTGCTTTCATGATGCCGATCTCGCGCGTCCGCTCGGTCACGCTCACGATCATGATGTTCGCGATCCCGATCGCACCGACGATCAGTGCGATCCCGGCGATTCCAGCGATGAAGATCGTCACCTGATCGAAGATCTCGGCCACCTGCCCGAGCAGCTGGTCGAGCGTCTGGACGGCGATCCGCTTGTCGTCGTCGACGAGTTGCTCCGCGTCGGAGTCGCCAGAGTGGAAGTACGCGTCGGTTTGCTCGGTGACGTCGTTGATGTCATCGAAGCTCTCGACCCAGATATTCAGCGAGGTGTAGGCGCGCTCTCGCTCACCGCTCGGCGTCTCCACGGTCACGTTGTAGTAGGGATCCTCCGCGACCCAGAGGGACGCACCGATGCCTGGCCCCTGATTCTCCGCGTTGAAGATACCCGAGACCGTGAAGCGCTCCCGGGTTCCATCCGAGAAGCTCACCTGGATCTCGTCACCGACCGACACGTTCCCGCCGAGTGATTCCGCGAGCCGGGTATCGATGACCGTTTCGCCGGGTCCGGCGAAGGGTTCCCCCTCGACGAAACTGCCGGAGACGTTCTTGGAGAAGCTCCGCGGGTCGGCGATCCGAACGGTGAACGAGACTGTACTCTCGTCACCGTATCGCAGCTGTGAGGCAGGTATCGTCCCGTCGGGATCGACGAACTCGACCCCGTCGATCTGCTCGATCTGCTCGACGTCGCTCGCGGTGTAGATCGGATCCTGGAACGTCTGGAATCCAAACCCGTTTTCGACGTTCCCCTGCGTCTGCACGAGGACGAGCGTCTGCTCCTCGGTGTCGAACCCACCGATTGCATCCTCCTCGAACGCACCACCCAGGACCATGAACGCGATGATGCTCCCGATGCCGATCACGATCCCGATGGTCGTGAGCGTCGATCGGAGCTTGTGCCCGGTGATCGCTCGCCAGCTAATGCGGAAACTCTCACCAATCTTCACGCGTCGTCACCCCCGTTACCTGCGCCGTCGGTCGCTGGCCCAGTCGGAACGACGTCAGAGACGTCTTCGACGTAGTCGAGCTCGCCGTCCAGCAGATGAACGATACGCTCGGCGCGTTCGGCGATGTGGCGCTCGTGGGTCACCATCAGGATCGTCCGCCCCGATGCGTGGAGCTCCTCGAAGAGCTCCATGATGTCGGCACCGGTCTCGCTGTCGAGATTGCCGGTCGGCTCGTCGGCGAGAATGAGGGTCGGCTCGTTGGCGAGCGCACGAGCGATCGCGACGCGCTGGCGCTGGCCGCCGGAGAGCTCGTTCGGGGCGTGGTCGAGCCGATCGCCGAGGCCGACCCGGTCGAGCAGCGTCTTTGCACGGCTGCGTCGACCTTCGTCGACGACGTCGTTGAACACCATCGGGAGCGTGACGTTCTCGGCGGCGCTGAGCCGGGGCATCAGGTTGAACGTCTGGAAGACGAACCCGATCTTCGTCCCGCGGAGCTTCGCCCGCTGGGCGCCGGAGAGATCGCCCACCGAGCGGCCGTCGATCTCGACCGTTCCCTCGTCTGGCGTGTCCAGACAGCCCAGCATGTTCATGAGCGTACTCTTGCCCGATCCACTCGGGCCCATGACAGCAGTAAACGACCCTTCTTCGAGGGTCAACGAGAGATTCTGTAACGCGTGGACCGGTTCCCCCATATAGTACGTTCGTCCGACGTTGTGCGCGGCGACGACGCCCGAGCTAGGGCTATCGCCTCGGCGCTCTGCATCCACCATCGTGGATAGGCTCTCGACTGGAGAGCCTATAAAACGGCCTACCGAGTTGCGGGATCCGAAACTCGGCGGGGTGTCAAACGAGTCTATCGATGGTAGACGCGGATGAACTCTAGAAGAACCGGCGTGCGGACCAGTACAGGCCCTGGAGCAGATTGCTGAGTACGCCAATCGGATCGATCCCGGCGTCCGGGTCCGTCGTCGGTTCGAACGCGTCCTCGAGCGTCCCGTCGGAGACGCGAACGACCTCGCCCGTGTGGCGCCGCCGACCGTCCTCGTTCGTGACGCGAAGGAGACAAACCGTGTCGGTCGTGCCGACCACCCGATAGGTGCCGGTGGGCGCTGCCGCCCCCACTGATCGGTAGTGGTCTCCGATCTCGGCCATGGTGAGCGTGCCCGCGCCAGCACCGAGTAGGTGACGGTGAGCGATCCCATCGCGCCATTCGAACGGGAGAAGTACGTTCACGTCCACCGCAGTCCCGAATCCTTGAAGTGGAACTGCGATGCCAGTCGAACTATGACCACGGTCCCCGACGCGCTCCCGAACTGGGAGGTTCCCGGTGCAACGGAGCGGCCCTATCCAGCCGTCGCAGCGGAGATGCAGCGAACGCTCGCAGACGACTCCTCCGGCCACGACCTCGCACACGCCTGGCGCGTCTTCTCGCTCGGTCGATCGATCGCGAAGAAGGAAGGCGCCGATCCACACGTGGTTGGCCTCGCCGCGCTCGTCCACGATCACCATCGCGTCGTGAACGGCCACGAGTTCGTCCACCCGGAGGCGACGCTCGACGACGTCGAAGCGATCCTCACGTCGGCCGAGGTGACGAACACCGCGACGATCGACGCGGTCAAACACTGCGTCGCCGTCCACGACGATTACGAGTACCGGGACGATCCCAGGAATCCGGAGACGATCGAGGCCGAAGTGTTGCAGGACGCCGACAACCTCGACGCGCTCGGCGCCGTCGGCGTCGGTCGCTGCTTCGCCTTCGGCGGCGATCGCGGGCTCCCGCTCTGGCGACCCGATCGCGACGATCCCTGCGTTCTCGGTCACTTCGACGAGAAGCTGTACAAGCTCGAAGCCGAGTGCAACACCGAGACGGCGCGTGCGATGGCTGCCGACAGGATCGCCTTTCTCGAGGAGTTCGCCGAGCGGTTTCGGCAGGAGTGGCGCGGTGAGTTGTAGCCCGTTGGAACTGCTGTAGCAGTTCCCTCCGATGACGGTGGCGTGGGTATGGTGAACTGCCTCGGCGTTTGTGGTAGTGTACCAAACTACTTTGCTCTGCGATATCGTTTATAGCAGACGATGGCGACACCCGAACAACAGACCGAATCCGGGTGGGACCGGATGTACGTCGACGGCGAGTGGCGCGAAGCATCGGGCGGCGACACCATGCCCGTCGAGAACCCCGCGACGCGGGAGCCGTTCACGGAGGTCCCTGCGGCGACGGCGGCAGACGTGGATGCTGCCTACGAAGCCGCAGCCGCCGCACAGCCCGAGTGGGCAGCGAAATCTCGCGAGGAGCGCCTGGAGTACGTCCAGGCCGCTCACGACCACCTCCAGGAGCGCTTCGAGGAGGTCGTCGGGCTGCTCGCCCGTGAGGGTGGAAGTGCACAGAACAAAGCGACCGGCGAGGTCGCGATCTCGCTCTCGGACTTCAAAACGGCACTCCAGCAGGAGCCACCTGCGGACGAGGAACGGGAGTCGGCCTTCTTCGGCGAGAGCAAGACCCACCACATCGTCCAGGAACCGGTGGGCGTCGTCGGGATCATCTCACCGTGGAACTACCCGCTCCACCTCTCGACGCGGGCGCTGGCACCGGCACTCGCACTCGGCAACACCGTCGTGTTGAAGCCCGCGACTGACACGCCGATCACCGGCGGGCTCCTCCTCGCGGAAATCGCCGACGAGGTCGGCTTCCCGGACGGCGTGGTGAACGTCGTCACGGGCCGCGGCTCGGAGATCGGCGACCGAATGGCGGGTCATCCGGTCCCGCGAGTGCTCTCCTTCACCGGCTCGACCTCCGTCGGCAAGTCCGTCGCGAGCGCGGCGGGCAGCACCGTCACACTGCCAGCCCTCGAACTCGGTGGCAACGCACCCAACGTCGTGACCGAAGACGTCGACGTCGAGCAGGCGGCGAAGATCGGCGCCGTGGGGTCGTTCACCCACCAGGGCCAGGTCTGTATCTCGATCAACCGCCACCTCGTGCACGAGGACGTCTACGACGAGTACGTCGAGCTGCTCGCCGAGCACGCCGAATCGCTGGCGGTCGGCGACCCCTCCGAGAATCCGGCGGTCGACTTCGGGCCAGTCGTGAACGAGACCCAGCGCGACGACCTCCTCGAGTTCGTCGAGCAGTCCGTCGACGAGGGCGCCACGCTCGAAACCGGCGGCGACGCCGACGGACTGTTCGTCGAGCCGACCGTGCTCTCCGACGCGACGAACGACATGGCCGCCGCCTGCGACGAGCACTTCGGTCCGATCGCGCCGGTCATCCCGATCAGCGGAGACGAGGAGGCAATCGAGCTGGCTAACGACACGGAGTATGGCCTCTCCGCCGCTGTCCAGTGCGACGACGTCGAACGCGCCCGGAGCATCGCGGATCGAATCGACGCCGGGATGGTGCACGTCAACGACCACCCGATCCAGGACGAGCCCAACGCGCCCTTCGGCGGGATGAAACAGTCCGGTCTCGGCCGGTACAACGGCGAGTGGATCGTCGACGAACTGCTGGAGACCAAGTGGATCTCCGTCCAGCACGAGGAGCGAGAGTACGATCTGCTGTAGGAGCATCCGCGCGAGCGACCGGAGGGAGCGAGCGCGGTTCGCCGCCGGGAGGCCGGAGGCCGACCGTGCGGTCTTTTTTGGTCCAGATTTTTTCGAGGAGGGTTCCCACAGCGAGCCATCGGCTCGCGAGGAAACCCGACGAGAAAAACGGTGATCTAGAACTCCGTAATTACGGGAATCCCGATCGTCTCGTAGTCGTCCATCGACGCGAGCGTCTCCGGGGCGTCCTCGAGCGAGAGCGTCTCGCCCACGATCTTCTCGGGCTGCAGGGTGCAACGCTCGATGAGGGTAAACAGTTCGTCGTAGCGCACCAGCGGCATGCCATAGCTGCCGTGGAAGTCGATCTCCTGGAGCGTCATCTGGTCGACGGGAACGGAAAGCTGGCCGCCGGTGTCGCCCTCGGAGAGCCCGATCTGGACGTGGGTTCCGGTCTTGCCGAGCGACCGCACCGCGTTTCCGCAGGTCTCCTCGATGCCGAGCGCGTCGACGGAGACGTCGGCACCGTTGCCGTCGTTGGCGCGGAAGACTTCGCCGGGGACGTCGTCGACCTCGGCGCCGTTGATCGTGGCCGCCGCGCCGAGTTCGCGGGCGCGATCGAGCTTCGATTCCTGGACGTCGACGGCGATCGGAACCGCGCCGAGCGCGTCGGCGATGTGGACCGCCGAGAGGCCGACGCCGCCACAGCCGTGGATCGCGACGGTGTCGCCAGGCCGGAGCCCGGCACGGTCGGTGAGCCCGTGGTAGGCCGTCATGAAGCGACAGCCGAGTGCAGCCATCTCCGTGAAGTCGACGCTGTCTGGAAGCTTCGTGACGTTGAAATCTGCCTTGCGAACGGGGAACGCCTCCGCATATGCCCCCTGTGCGGCGCCGATGAATCCGAGGGGCACTGACGTCTCGCAGACGTTAGAGTGGCCGTTCCGGCAGTAGGGACAGGTGCCATCGCCGAGGTGGAAGGGGACGGTGACGCGGTCGCCCTCCGATAGTGACTCGATCTCGTCCCCGACCTCCGAGACGACGCCCGCCGGCTCGTGGCCGAGAATCTGGCCCGGCGACGGCGAGATGCCCATCCACTCCCAGTCGCCCCGCCAGGCGTGCCAGTCGCTCCGACAGATCCCACAGGCCTCGGTCTCGACGACGACCTGCTCCGGTCCGGGTTCCGGATAGTCGACCTCCTGCACGGAGAGCGGTTCGCCGTGTGCCTCGAGGACTGCTGCTCGCATACTCACTCACTTCGGCGAGGTGTGGCAAAAAGCCACGTACTCGGCCGACCAGGGTGCGATCGTTGCCGCGAAGGACGTCGAAACAGCCCGAGCGGGACGACTCTCGGCGCGCGACCCACTCAGGACGACGACGGAGCGTTCGCGGCGACCTGTTCGGCAAGTTCCTCGTCCACGTACTCGTCCCGGAGGGTCCGTTTCGAGAACTTCCCGGTCGAGCCCTTCGGAATCTCGTCGATGAACCGGACGGCGTCCGGCGCCCACCAGCGGGGGTACTCCTCCGCGACGATCGCGCGAACGTCCTCGCGGAGTGCAGCTTCGTCGGCGCCTTCACGAGAGACCACGAACGCGGCGGGCCGCTCGTCCCACCGTTCGTGTGGCACCGGAACGACAGCAGCCTCTACCACGTCGTCGAGGCCCATGATGCGGTTCTCGACCTCGACGCTGGCGATCCACTCGCCACCGCTCTTGACGAGGTCGTCCAGCCGGTCCACCACGTCGACGTATCCCTCCTCGGTAACGCGGACGATGTCGCCGGTCTTCAGGTAGCCGTCCTCCGTGACGGATTCGGCGGTCGCCTCCGGCGCGTTGAAGTACTCGGTGCTGACCCAGGGGCCGCGCATCCAGAGTTCGCCGAGGCTCTCGCCGTCCCAGGGGACCTCCTCGCCGTCCTCGTCGATCACTTTGAACTCGACGCCGGGGAGGGCGATCCCGGCGGACAGCGATCGGAGTTCGTCGAGTTCCTCCCCAGATGGATCGGTGCCCGGCTTCGGCGCGTAGGCGTGGGTGACCGGGGTCGTCTCGGTCATGCCGTAGCCCGAGACGAGGTCCACGTCGTGGGTTTCGCGCCAGTCCCGAATGAGCGATTTCGGCGTCGCGGAGCCGCCGCTCAGGAAGTACCGAATCGTCGAAAAGTCGACGTCGGTGTCCCGGGCGTACTCGAGGAGGTCCATGAACACGGTCGGAACGGCCGCCGAGAGCGTCACGTCCTCCGCCTCGATC from Salinarchaeum sp. Harcht-Bsk1 includes these protein-coding regions:
- a CDS encoding long-chain-fatty-acid--CoA ligase; this translates as MPGGANLNLRSFLWRGERVYPEQEIVSRTHQGMHRYTFAEYAERCRKLASALEQAGVERGDRVATFAWNNHWHQECYYGVSCMGAQVHMINLLLPDAHIQHIVDDAQDRILVVDPVMLERLEEAYDEDAFASVEQYVVMGDQVPETSLEPVVDYESFIADGDPNYEFPELPEDQPAGMCYTSGTTGKPKGVEYTQKMYWTQVMAIMTGEVGIRSDDVELTYVPMFHVSGWSRPFATIAAGAKTVLPGPAPEPEDLAQMIEAEDVTLSAAVPTVFMDLLEYARDTDVDFSTIRYFLSGGSATPKSLIRDWRETHDVDLVSGYGMTETTPVTHAYAPKPGTDPSGEELDELRSLSAGIALPGVEFKVIDEDGEEVPWDGESLGELWMRGPWVSTEYFNAPEATAESVTEDGYLKTGDIVRVTEEGYVDVVDRLDDLVKSGGEWIASVEVENRIMGLDDVVEAAVVPVPHERWDERPAAFVVSREGADEAALREDVRAIVAEEYPRWWAPDAVRFIDEIPKGSTGKFSKRTLRDEYVDEELAEQVAANAPSSS
- a CDS encoding zinc-dependent alcohol dehydrogenase family protein, encoding MRAAVLEAHGEPLSVQEVDYPEPGPEQVVVETEACGICRSDWHAWRGDWEWMGISPSPGQILGHEPAGVVSEVGDEIESLSEGDRVTVPFHLGDGTCPYCRNGHSNVCETSVPLGFIGAAQGAYAEAFPVRKADFNVTKLPDSVDFTEMAALGCRFMTAYHGLTDRAGLRPGDTVAIHGCGGVGLSAVHIADALGAVPIAVDVQESKLDRARELGAAATINGAEVDDVPGEVFRANDGNGADVSVDALGIEETCGNAVRSLGKTGTHVQIGLSEGDTGGQLSVPVDQMTLQEIDFHGSYGMPLVRYDELFTLIERCTLQPEKIVGETLSLEDAPETLASMDDYETIGIPVITEF
- a CDS encoding HD domain-containing protein, giving the protein MTTVPDALPNWEVPGATERPYPAVAAEMQRTLADDSSGHDLAHAWRVFSLGRSIAKKEGADPHVVGLAALVHDHHRVVNGHEFVHPEATLDDVEAILTSAEVTNTATIDAVKHCVAVHDDYEYRDDPRNPETIEAEVLQDADNLDALGAVGVGRCFAFGGDRGLPLWRPDRDDPCVLGHFDEKLYKLEAECNTETARAMAADRIAFLEEFAERFRQEWRGEL
- a CDS encoding ABC transporter permease, which produces MKFFESIRIGWRSITGHKLRSTLTTLGVIIGIASVIVFMMLGGAFQEDVLGDVDVNDEPVMQVSTQTSPDAGTGIINLDAPIYTERDVEQLRAIDGVEYVAPTGDLDASQVTFSGDSITGAVGVTATSPERFQYDGFDSLEEGETFAGPGEAVISDGLTEEFEENVTVGDEIQIALDDGRRINLTVAGIVESNVGAGGGGNNVWTSLEHYQTSVDGPDGNQVTAFGGLEIRASSQDELDSVQAEVTQYLKQDSDAQELKQSDHRIVVQTIDDMIDQFTGILDQITIFIGGIAAISLVVGSIGIANIMIVSVTERTSEIGVMKAVGARSRDVLQLFLLESIILGAIGAVFGVLTGVGLGYLIVNFIGWPVVYPLNWIGIAVAVGIGVGVVSGLYPAWRAARVDPIEALRRE
- a CDS encoding beta-ketoacyl-ACP reductase encodes the protein MEGRTCLITGASKGIGRGIAEHLGESGANVAVNYRSSVEEAEEVVETIEDSGGQAIATRADVTGRREVEAMRDEIHDAFGPIDVLVNNAGITQDTKFEEMTREEWDTVIDVHLGGAFNCTQTFFDDIKQSEYGRLISISSIVGKQGNFGQANYAAAKSGLFGFVRTLALELAESGSTANCVAPGFTETSMLETVPDRVREVILEDIPLNRFGSIDDVACVVEFLASEESSYITGEVLDVNGGMDL
- a CDS encoding ABC transporter ATP-binding protein — protein: MVDAERRGDSPSSGVVAAHNVGRTYYMGEPVHALQNLSLTLEEGSFTAVMGPSGSGKSTLMNMLGCLDTPDEGTVEIDGRSVGDLSGAQRAKLRGTKIGFVFQTFNLMPRLSAAENVTLPMVFNDVVDEGRRSRAKTLLDRVGLGDRLDHAPNELSGGQRQRVAIARALANEPTLILADEPTGNLDSETGADIMELFEELHASGRTILMVTHERHIAERAERIVHLLDGELDYVEDVSDVVPTGPATDGAGNGGDDA
- a CDS encoding ABC transporter ATP-binding protein gives rise to the protein MSKTQRSDGDAGSGVVTAHNVGRTYYMGEPVHALQNLSLALEEGSFTAVMGPSGSGKSTLMNMLGCLDTPDEGTVEIDGRSVGDLSGAQRAKLRGTKIGFVFQTFNLMPRLSAAENVTLPMVFNDVVDEGRRERAQTLLERVGLGDRLDHAPNELSGGQRQRVAIARALANEPTLILADEPTGNLDSETGADIMDLFEELHDEGRTILMVTHERHIAEHAERIVHLLDGELDYIEEFDSAGVEDGGPKTAQPTADESIGTSGGDAE
- a CDS encoding ABC transporter permease produces the protein MKIGESFRISWRAITGHKLRSTLTTIGIVIGIGSIIAFMVLGGAFEEDAIGGFDTEEQTLVLVQTQGNVENGFGFQTFQDPIYTASDVEQIEQIDGVEFVDPDGTIPASQLRYGDESTVSFTVRIADPRSFSKNVSGSFVEGEPFAGPGETVIDTRLAESLGGNVSVGDEIQVSFSDGTRERFTVSGIFNAENQGPGIGASLWVAEDPYYNVTVETPSGERERAYTSLNIWVESFDDINDVTEQTDAYFHSGDSDAEQLVDDDKRIAVQTLDQLLGQVAEIFDQVTIFIAGIAGIALIVGAIGIANIMIVSVTERTREIGIMKAVGANNRDIVQLFLIESLILGIIGSIGGVGLGLGGGFLLVSFAAFPMVYPTDWIVIAVVVGIGVGVVSGLYPAWRAARVDPIEALRRE
- a CDS encoding aldehyde dehydrogenase family protein, yielding MATPEQQTESGWDRMYVDGEWREASGGDTMPVENPATREPFTEVPAATAADVDAAYEAAAAAQPEWAAKSREERLEYVQAAHDHLQERFEEVVGLLAREGGSAQNKATGEVAISLSDFKTALQQEPPADEERESAFFGESKTHHIVQEPVGVVGIISPWNYPLHLSTRALAPALALGNTVVLKPATDTPITGGLLLAEIADEVGFPDGVVNVVTGRGSEIGDRMAGHPVPRVLSFTGSTSVGKSVASAAGSTVTLPALELGGNAPNVVTEDVDVEQAAKIGAVGSFTHQGQVCISINRHLVHEDVYDEYVELLAEHAESLAVGDPSENPAVDFGPVVNETQRDDLLEFVEQSVDEGATLETGGDADGLFVEPTVLSDATNDMAAACDEHFGPIAPVIPISGDEEAIELANDTEYGLSAAVQCDDVERARSIADRIDAGMVHVNDHPIQDEPNAPFGGMKQSGLGRYNGEWIVDELLETKWISVQHEEREYDLL